A single genomic interval of Spinacia oleracea cultivar Varoflay chromosome 6, BTI_SOV_V1, whole genome shotgun sequence harbors:
- the LOC110804129 gene encoding uncharacterized protein, which translates to MQKHVFGEVAALIYVVEFQKRGLPHAHFLIILKPDFKIKTPADYDKFVCAEIPSLDNPSLRNIILKHMMHGPYGQLNSHCPCMKRKGNKVRCKSGYPKQFCTETTNNTDCFPMYKRSDTGETVSIRRANLDNRWVIPYNPYLSSLFDCHINVEVCSSIQAVKFLYKYVYKGHDRISFNVVQDGEQRTVDEIEQY; encoded by the coding sequence ATGCAGAAACATGTGTTCGGCGAGGTTGCTGCACTGATCTATGTTGTCGAGTTCCAGAAACGGGGTTTGCCTCATGCACATTTCCTGATCATACTCAAACCGgatttcaaaatcaaaactcCAGCTGATTATGACAAGTTCGTGTGTGCTGAAATCCCCTCCTTGGATAACCCAAGTCTCAGAAATATCATCCTTAAGCATATGATGCATGGCCCTTATGGCCAATTAAACTCTCACTGTCCTTGCATGAAGCGTAAAGGAAACAAGGTGCGTTGTAAGAGTGGGTATCCGAAACAATTTTGCACTGAAACAACCAACAATACTGATTGTTTCCCTATGTATAAGAGAAGCGACACCGGCGAAACAGTTTCCATTCGAAGGGCGAACTTGGATAACAGGTGGGTTATTCCATATAATCCATACTTGTCGTCCTTGTTTGACTGCCATATCAACGTCGAGGTTTGTTCGAGCATCCAGGCAGTCAAATTCTTATACAAATATGTCTACAAGGGCCATGATAGAATCTCGTTCAATGTTGTGCAAGACGGTGAACAAAGGACTGTTGATGAAATAGAGCAATACTAG